In Ruegeria sp. YS9, the genomic window CCCGTCACGTACGATCTGGCGGCCTTCGACGAACAGGTGTTTCACAGACATCGGCCCCGCCAGAAGCAGAGCCGCCGGATCCCAACTGCCCGCGCTTTCGATGCCGCGGGTATCCCACACCGCAATATCGGCACGTTTTCCGGGCATCAGCCGTCCACAATCGGGACGTCCCAACACATCCGCCCCGCCGCGCGTCGCGATCTCAAGCGCTTCGCGGACCGACATGGCATCCGCACCATTGGCGACCCGCTGCAACAACATGGCCTGGCGCGCCTCAAGCATGAGGTTGCCATTGTCATTGCTGGCCGATCCATCCGCGCCGAGGCCGACCTTGACACCCGCATCGCGCATCGCCCGCACCGGCGCGATACCCGATCCGAGACGACAATTTGAACAGGGGCAATGGGCCACGCCTGTTTCCGAGCGCGAGAACAGATCAATCTCGGCCCCGTCCAGCTTGACGCAATGGGCGTGCCAGACATCCGGGCCGGTCCAGCCCAATTCCTCGGCATATTGCCCCGGGCGGCAGCCGAATTGCGCCTGCGAATAGGCAATATCCTCATCATTCTCGGCCAGATGGGTATGCAGCATTACGCCCTTGTCCCGCGCCAGCAACGCCGCATCGCGCATCAGGTCCCGGCTGACGGAAAACGGTGAACACGGGGCAAGGCCAACGCGGCACATCGAACCCTCCGACGGGTCGTGAAACGCATCAACAACCCGGATCATGTCGTCCAGAATAGCGGCTTCCTTTTCCACCAGATGGTCCGGCGGTAGGCCCCCGTCGCTCTCGCCGATGCTCATCGCGCCGCGTGTCGGATGAAACCGCATCCCCAACTCGGATGCGGCAGCGATCGTATCCTCAAGCCGCGCACCGTTGGGATAGAGGTAAAGGTGATCGGAACTGAGCGTGCACCCCGACAGCGCCAGTTCCGCCAAACCGATCTGGGCCGAGGTGAACATTTCCTCCGGCCCGAAACGCGACCAGATCGGGTAGAGCGTTTGCAGCCACCCAAACAGCAACGCATCCTGTCCGCCCGGCACCGCCCGTGTCAGAGTTTGATAAAGATGGTGGTGGGTATTCACCAGGCCGGGCGTCACCACACAGCCTGAAACATCATGCACCTCACCCTGTGTTTCCAATCCCCGCCCGATCCGGGCAATCTGCCCGTCGCGGACCAGAATATCAGCCTTGGACAATTCCTGCCGGGACTCGTCCATCGTCAGGATCAGATCAGCATTCTTGAGTAGGGTTTCCGTCATTTCGCGCTCCTGCATCTGCCCGTCTCATGCAAGAAGTGCGTCGGCCGGTGGAAAACGGGCGCAAGAACCGGCCATCCCCGGTGTAGTTGCCTTTGATGCGCCGGGCAACAGGATTCAGAATTGGCGGAGTATCTCAAGCGCTGCGGCGTGCAGGTCAGCGTTGGCCGCAGCCAGGGCCCGACCGCCTTGATGCGCGGGGCCGCCCTGCCAATCAGTCACGACACCGCCAGCCGCCTGAATAACGGCAATCGGCGCTTGAATATCATAGGAATTCAAGCCCGCCTCGATCACCAAATCCGCCTGCCCGGCAGCCAGAAGCGCATAGGCATAGCAATCCATTCCATAGCGCGTCAGCTGTACCTGATCGGACACGGCCTGAAACCCTGCGCGGTCCTGCGGGGTTCCAACCTCGGGGAAAGTGGTAAACAAAGTCGCCTGATCCAGCGCCCTGGTATCGCGCGTTCGAATTCTTCTGCTGCCCTGCGGACCGGTCATGTGAGCACCGGAAGACGATCCGACAAAGCGCTCTCCGATATACGGCTGATCGATTACACCCATAAAAGGCCCGTCCTGATCACTCAGCGCAATCAAAACACCCCAGGTTGGCGTGCCGCTGATAAACCCACGGGTGCCATCGATGGGGTCCAGTACCCAGGTACGGCCACTGGTGCCCGTATGCGCGCCGAACTCCTCGCCCAGCACACCGTCATCCGGGCACCGCCGCGCCAGAACGTCCCGCATCGCCTGTTCAGCGGCGCGGTCAGCCACGGTGACCGGGTCGAACCCGTCGGTCAGTTTGTTGGCGGTTTCCAGATTTGTTTGACGAAAAAAGGGGAGTATGGCCTCACGCGCAGCCTCGGCCATTTCTTCGGCAATTTCGATATCGCTCAGTGTCGTCGGTTGCATGGCCCCGAGGTGCGGGCAATCCGCGACAAAGTCAAGTCAGTCAGGCAACGTCGCTGAGAACCCGCGCCAGTTCGAACAGGCGGCGACGCTGGTTTTCCGGAATCGCATAGTAAGAGCGCACCAGATCCAGAGCTTCTTTGTCACCCATCAGGTCAGCAGGGACGGATTTCTTGTCCGCATCGCTTTTCTGGGCTTCTTCCAGACCTTCGAAGAAAAAGCTGACCGGAACATCCAGCGCCTCGGCGATGTCCCACAGGCGGGATGCGCTGATTCGGTTGGCACCGGTCTCATATTTCTGGATTTGCTGAAACTTGATACCAACTTGCTGCGCCAACTGCTGCTGGGTCATCCCAATCAGCCAGCGGCGATGCCGAACGCGCTTGCCCACATGGACATCGACGTGATGAGTCATTGGTATTCTCCTATACTACACAAACATCTGCACGGGATTTTGCGACGTCCGATATCGCAGTTTTAGAGAGCTCCCCTTAACCGCTCCCTAATACGGACTGTACCGCCCCCCGTTTACAGCACTGACTGCATATAATGCCGGTTTTGAGATTTTTTTCAAGCTGGTTGAGTCGAACACCCCTGACAGGGATTTGTGGTTGTATTACCTCAAGCCTTTACAGAAACGTATTCCTGCAACTGAATCCGCCTTCAAAATAGGGCCTTTTTGCGCCCGCGCAGCAAACGGATTGACTTTTCTGGCGGCACACGCGCCTATGTCGCAAATTCTTGAGGAACGATATGCGGGCCTATTGCATTCCATACGACGGGGCGTCTGCCCAGCTTTGTGACGTGAAAACACCCGAGCCGGGCGAAGGTCAGGTGCGGGTCGCCATAAAAGCGTGCGGCCTGAACTTCGCCGATCTGCTGATGCAGACGGGCGCGTATCAGGACACGCCACCTGCCCCATTCACTTTGGGCATGGAGATCGCCGGCGTCGTGGATACAGTCGGTCCCGGCGTTTCGACGCTGAGGCCGGGCGACCGGATCGCGGTCTATTCAGGTCAGGGCGGGTTGGCAGAATACGGCGTGTTCGACGCGGACCGTGCGATCGTGCTGCCGGACGGCACCGGCTTCGAAGACGCCGCCGCCATCCAGATCGCATATGCCACCAGTCACATGGCCCTTGAACACAGGGCACGCCTGCAACCGGGTGAAACCCTTCTGGTCACCGGCGCAGCGGGAGGCGTCGGCCTGACCGCCGTCGAAATCGGCAAACTCATGGGCGCCACGGTCATCGCGCAGGCACGCGGCGAGAACAAGCTTGCCGTTGCCCGTGCCGCTGGTGCCGATCATCTGATCGATGCTTCCGAAGACTTGCGGGAACGGGTCAAATCGCTGGGCGGCGCGGATGTCGTCTATGACGTCATCGGCGGGGATGTGTTCAAGGCCGCTTTCCGCGCGACCAATCCCGAAGGGCGTTTGCTGCCCATCGGATTCGCCGGGGGCGACATCCCGCAGATTCCGGCCAATCATCTCCTGGTCAAAAACCTAACCGTGATCGGGGTGTATATCGGCGGTTATCTGAAGTTCCGCCCCGAAGCTGTGCGCAACAGTTTTGAAACCCTGTTCAAATGGCATTCAGAGGGCAGGATAAAACCGCATATCAGTCACGTCCTGCCACTTGAAGACGTCGCGCAGGGAATGCAGTTGCTGAAAGAGCGAAAATCGACGGGCAAGATCGTGATCACGCCCTGATCGCGATCACCCAACCACCGCCCGCAACTGCGTACCGCCCAGCAATCTGAAGTTCTGACGCACCAATTGTGCCAGAGCTTCGACAACCGCATCCCGGCCCGGTTCCCCACCGTATAGATTGATCATATGCGCAGGCAAATCCGGCAGAGCCCCACCCGAGTCGATCTGTTCAAGATGTGCGGCCTCGGTTCCGTCCAGCATTGCGTGTACGGCAAGATCGGCACTGACCGTGGCTTCTATTGTCCGGTCGTTTTCGGTTTCCACTGACAGTTCCCACGGTACTCCGGCGGCATCCAGTGCCGAAATGACCTGCGGTCTGAACAAGCAGCGCCGTCCAAGCGCCAGAGGCAAGGGACGTTTGCGCCATGCAGATCCGCCCGGCGCACCGATCCAGCGCAACGGCAGCTCTGCGATGGTCTCTGCGCCATCGGCCGAAGACGGTTCGGTCGTCAGGATCACATCACATTCGCCCCGCTTGTACATGTCTTTCAATTGCAGTGAATAGGACGACACCAACTGCACCCTGACACGGGGAAAATCGGCGTTGAACCGTTGCAGGACCCGAGGGATCGCGGGGTAGACGATGTCATGGGGAACGCCCAGAACCACTTCGCCTTCAAAGGCCTGGTCGGTGAGTTTCGAGATTACCTCGTCATTCAGGGCAATCATGCGGCGCGCGTAGGCCAGCAGCTGCTCACCGGATGCGGTCAGGGCAATTGTTCTGCCGCTTCGGTCCAGCAACTCCAGGCCCAGCAGCTCCTCCAGCCGTTTCAGCTGCATGGACACCGCAGACTGCGTCAGGTGCAGAAATCCGGCAGCGCGGGTCACACCGCCCTGATCCGCCACCGCCACAAAGGATCGCAGGGTTGTAATGTCCAAATTCCGCATCTTCACGATTCCTTATGCGTTCCATCAAAAATATTCGTTTTCAAAATATGTCACACGCACCCATATCAATCAAGGAAATTGATAACAGCCAGCAAAACCATCGAGAATACAGAAAGGACAAGTTATGACGCAACTCGCAATCCATAATCCCTGCAAACCGGCCAAACGTTCTTTGGTGTCCCTGATCTCTCAAGCGTTCGAACTGTCCAGACAGCGGCGAAAGCTGGCACAGCTGGATGCCGCCATGCTGGACGATATCGGTCTGACCCGCGAGGAAGCAACCTCAGAAGCAGAACGCTTCTTCTGGGATGCACCTCAATTCTGGAAAAGGTGACTGTGACTCTCATATTTTTATGGCGATGGGCGACGTCGAGTCGCCTGTTGGCATTTTTGTTGCGTGTTTTAGTCGGTTTTCCCGCGGAATCTCTTGAAACACAGCCCCTTGTTGCCGATATTTAGATGGAAAACCGCCCCGCTCTGCCGGGGCGCTCTAACTTGACGACTAGGGAGACCCTTTGATGGCACAATTCGACACGATCCGGACGGCATCCGGCGCGCGCGCCGCCGAGATTGATCAGGGCCTGCGCGCCCACATGAACAAAGTCTACGGCACAATGTCCGTCGGCATGCTGATCACTGCACTGGCGGCATGGGCTATTGCCGGTCTGGCAGTAACCAGCGATCCAAGCAACGCGGTCGCACAGATCGGCGCAGATCGCTATCTGACCAGCCTGGGTGGCGCGCTGTTCCTGTCGCCGCTGAAATGGGTGGTCATGTTTGCGCCGCTGGCCTTTATCCTATTTGGCTGGGGTGCCCTGATGCGCCGCGGCTCAGCCGCGACAGTTCAGCTTGGCTTCTTCGTCTTTGCCGCGGTGATGGGCATCTCGATGAGCTCGATCTTCATGATCTTCACGCCCTACTCGATTACCCAGACCTTCCTGGTGACGGCAATCGCCTTTGCTGGCCTCAGCCTTTATGGCTATACCACAAAGCGAAACCTCAGCGGAATGGGCACCTTCTTCATGATGGGTGTGATTGGTCTGCTGGTTGCAATGATCATCAACCTGTTTCTGCAATCCGGCGTGATGATGCTGGCCATCTCGGCGATTGGCATCCTGATCTTTGCCGGTCTGACCGCGTTCTACACGCAGGACATCAAGAACACATACGTCGCCCATGCTGCGCATGGCGATCAGGAATGGCTGGACAAAGCGGCCTTTGACGGCGCGCTGAGCCTGTACATCTCGTTCCTGAACATGTTCCAGTTCCTGCTGATGTTCATGGGCCAGCAGGAATAGCCCTTGTTGACACCTGAATTGGTTTGGGGCCGGTCATTGACCGGCCCTTTTCTTTGCGCGCCGGACTTCTTTTGCCCGGAAATGAAAAGCCCCGCCTGACAAGGCGGGGCTTTCTGTTTCCGAAGCGTTTATGTGTTCAGCTACAGTTCAGCGGAATGGCAAAGCCCGAGCTCTTCTCGGATGTTCCCTTGCGGAAAACACCGCCAGCCGGCAGACAGCCGGTGAAACGCTCTGTTTCTTCCGCAAAGCCCACACCGATCGAATTGTCGACTTTCACACTGTTGGAATGCGTGCGCAGCACACCAAACAAAGTGCCGTTCACACTGACGGTGCTGAGGAACAGGTTCGTGTCGCTCCCTTGCAATTGCACCGCAGTGTCCGGCGTCTGGCCGCCGTTGTCGATTGCAACCGATGCGACCTTGGAAGGATCCACCTCATCACTCAAAAGCGTGACTGTCCGCAGTTCCGCCAGTTCTGCCGGAACGTTGGTCGCATCTGGCAAAAAGGCTACGGCTCCGGGTACGTCCGAAATCGTGCGTGGTTCGCCATCGATTCCAGTAAACCCGACACCTTCGCGGTTAAACGGGTCTTCACAGGCCGCTAGGGTTAGAACGGCAATTGTGGATAACAAGATTTTTTTCATGGCGGTCAACATTTTGTGGCGGTTTGCTGAAGCGTACTTGCAGGTTCCCACAAAAAGCAAGCCGCAGGGGATGCGATTGTCCCAAACGCTGATGCGCCACTGCAACGGACTGCCCAGGCCTGCCACCCGCCGAAATCAGGAAACCGGAACTGAAAAAGGGCTCTGTGCACCAGAGCCCTTTTTCGGAATTTCCAAATGGAATGGCAGATTACTTGATCTTGCCTTCCTTGTACTCGACATGCTTGCGAACGACCGGGTCGTATTTACGAATGGTCATTTTCTCGGTCATGGTGCGCGCGTTCTTCTTGGTCACGTAGAAGTGGCCCGTGCCCGCGGTCGAGTTCAGACGGATCTTGATTGTCGTCGGCTTCGCCATGGTTATCTCCTGCGTCCGAAAAGGCAGGGGCCTTTCGGTTGAATTCCTATGAGCGTGCGCTTTTACGCGCTGCACCGGCCATGTCAAGGCCAATCGGATGATACCGGCTCAGGAATCTGGTGCAGGTTCACCCGGGCAGGGTTGGCGCACCCATATAGGTGTGAATCTGGTCTCTTTCCGCGTCCGAAAGACCCAACGCGGTGGACAACTGCCGCAGATAGGACGCCTCGCGCGCGTTGTCCAGACGGATCGCAGCCAGGGATGTCGCATAGATCTGCGTCTTGAGCGGCGCACCAGAATCAGCCGCCAATCCCATGACGTCAATCGGTGCGTTCAGCTGCTCTTGCACGAATGCGCGCTCTTCCTCGCTGACGTCATCGCCCAATTCACCCAGAATGATTTCCTTTTCCTGCTCATCCAGTTCGCCATCCGCCTTGGCAGCTTGGATCATCGCCCGAAGCATCAGCTTCGCCTGCTCTTCCATCGCCGCACCCGCAGGCGTGCCGCCGAACACGGTTTCCATCATGTCACCCGTGTGTTGATTGGCCGTCTTGGCCGCCCCCTGCATGGCATTCAACAATCCACCCAATCCGGCAGCCCCGGCTGTGCTGCCGCCGATGCCCATCTTGCTCATCAT contains:
- a CDS encoding 8-oxoguanine deaminase, which translates into the protein MTETLLKNADLILTMDESRQELSKADILVRDGQIARIGRGLETQGEVHDVSGCVVTPGLVNTHHHLYQTLTRAVPGGQDALLFGWLQTLYPIWSRFGPEEMFTSAQIGLAELALSGCTLSSDHLYLYPNGARLEDTIAAASELGMRFHPTRGAMSIGESDGGLPPDHLVEKEAAILDDMIRVVDAFHDPSEGSMCRVGLAPCSPFSVSRDLMRDAALLARDKGVMLHTHLAENDEDIAYSQAQFGCRPGQYAEELGWTGPDVWHAHCVKLDGAEIDLFSRSETGVAHCPCSNCRLGSGIAPVRAMRDAGVKVGLGADGSASNDNGNLMLEARQAMLLQRVANGADAMSVREALEIATRGGADVLGRPDCGRLMPGKRADIAVWDTRGIESAGSWDPAALLLAGPMSVKHLFVEGRQIVRDGHITTIDLPRVIERQNTLARALQA
- the hisN gene encoding histidinol-phosphatase, with amino-acid sequence MQPTTLSDIEIAEEMAEAAREAILPFFRQTNLETANKLTDGFDPVTVADRAAEQAMRDVLARRCPDDGVLGEEFGAHTGTSGRTWVLDPIDGTRGFISGTPTWGVLIALSDQDGPFMGVIDQPYIGERFVGSSSGAHMTGPQGSRRIRTRDTRALDQATLFTTFPEVGTPQDRAGFQAVSDQVQLTRYGMDCYAYALLAAGQADLVIEAGLNSYDIQAPIAVIQAAGGVVTDWQGGPAHQGGRALAAANADLHAAALEILRQF
- a CDS encoding helix-turn-helix domain-containing protein; translation: MTHHVDVHVGKRVRHRRWLIGMTQQQLAQQVGIKFQQIQKYETGANRISASRLWDIAEALDVPVSFFFEGLEEAQKSDADKKSVPADLMGDKEALDLVRSYYAIPENQRRRLFELARVLSDVA
- a CDS encoding NADPH:quinone oxidoreductase family protein, which gives rise to MRAYCIPYDGASAQLCDVKTPEPGEGQVRVAIKACGLNFADLLMQTGAYQDTPPAPFTLGMEIAGVVDTVGPGVSTLRPGDRIAVYSGQGGLAEYGVFDADRAIVLPDGTGFEDAAAIQIAYATSHMALEHRARLQPGETLLVTGAAGGVGLTAVEIGKLMGATVIAQARGENKLAVARAAGADHLIDASEDLRERVKSLGGADVVYDVIGGDVFKAAFRATNPEGRLLPIGFAGGDIPQIPANHLLVKNLTVIGVYIGGYLKFRPEAVRNSFETLFKWHSEGRIKPHISHVLPLEDVAQGMQLLKERKSTGKIVITP
- a CDS encoding LysR family transcriptional regulator, which translates into the protein MRNLDITTLRSFVAVADQGGVTRAAGFLHLTQSAVSMQLKRLEELLGLELLDRSGRTIALTASGEQLLAYARRMIALNDEVISKLTDQAFEGEVVLGVPHDIVYPAIPRVLQRFNADFPRVRVQLVSSYSLQLKDMYKRGECDVILTTEPSSADGAETIAELPLRWIGAPGGSAWRKRPLPLALGRRCLFRPQVISALDAAGVPWELSVETENDRTIEATVSADLAVHAMLDGTEAAHLEQIDSGGALPDLPAHMINLYGGEPGRDAVVEALAQLVRQNFRLLGGTQLRAVVG
- a CDS encoding DUF1127 domain-containing protein — translated: MTQLAIHNPCKPAKRSLVSLISQAFELSRQRRKLAQLDAAMLDDIGLTREEATSEAERFFWDAPQFWKR
- a CDS encoding Bax inhibitor-1/YccA family protein, with the translated sequence MAQFDTIRTASGARAAEIDQGLRAHMNKVYGTMSVGMLITALAAWAIAGLAVTSDPSNAVAQIGADRYLTSLGGALFLSPLKWVVMFAPLAFILFGWGALMRRGSAATVQLGFFVFAAVMGISMSSIFMIFTPYSITQTFLVTAIAFAGLSLYGYTTKRNLSGMGTFFMMGVIGLLVAMIINLFLQSGVMMLAISAIGILIFAGLTAFYTQDIKNTYVAHAAHGDQEWLDKAAFDGALSLYISFLNMFQFLLMFMGQQE
- the rpmG gene encoding 50S ribosomal protein L33, with the protein product MAKPTTIKIRLNSTAGTGHFYVTKKNARTMTEKMTIRKYDPVVRKHVEYKEGKIK
- a CDS encoding tellurite resistance TerB family protein, which gives rise to MSFMKTLASVAIGFAAAKGMEKYQKMGGMAGLQDKMQGAGGGFGADQLGKMAEQFGLPGGASGLQDMMSKMGIGGSTAGAAGLGGLLNAMQGAAKTANQHTGDMMETVFGGTPAGAAMEEQAKLMLRAMIQAAKADGELDEQEKEIILGELGDDVSEEERAFVQEQLNAPIDVMGLAADSGAPLKTQIYATSLAAIRLDNAREASYLRQLSTALGLSDAERDQIHTYMGAPTLPG